TAAGGAggatttttctattttagacAAATCTCTCatcttaattatctttaaatcAGAATTTTGCATTGTCATTGTTAAGGATAAGGTGTCGAAAAAAAGTTGCTAATTCAAGACTATTTTATCCGGAACAATTTTTTAACTTAAATTATCCATTTCAAGTGAAGAGTTTAATTCTTATGTAAATATTTTGTAACTCTACTATATATagttttttgttaaataatcgGAAAGAAAGTCACCAATTCAAACTTGAATGGAGGATGGGAAACATTTATTCTGAACTCACATACTATTGAGTCGTTTGGCTTTCTTAGGCTCTGTTGTAGACAACAAAAATTGAGTGTTATCCTAAACTACCCCCATAAGACATGTTTAGTTGCACAATATAAttctcaacaaattttaatttctaatcattaaataattttttattttattagataaattaattttcacatcaaattttgataaaaaattaaacaaattaaaagaggaattgaaaatcctagaaaactacTTTACAGTGAACCCAAGCAGAAGGAAATTGAGAAGCAGAGGATTATAGAATAGAGAAGattttttgagaaaaatgaaaacaatgagTTCTATTGAAAAATGTAAAATCAAAAGAGCTCTAAAATCCCAAATCTGCATTCCTCACACCTATTTATAATTCTTTAAGTATTCACTAAACAGTTCTCTCAATACCTCCCCTCAAACTGAGGCACGATTTCTCTCGAAATCGCAGTTTGAACCTGTATTTCTGAAACGAACTTAGGGACAATGGTTTAGTTAAAGAATCGGCCACTTGATCTTGAGAGGGTATATTAACAACATAGagagattttttatttactaaatcTCTTAAAAAATGCAAATCCAGCTCAAGGTGTTTACATCTACTATGTAAAATTGGATTTGCAGCCAATAGATAGGCACTCTGATTGTCACAAAAGATGGTTGGTGACATAGGTTATGGGATTCGAACCTCTCCCAAAAGCTGCTGTATGGACATTAGCTCAGTTTGTGCAGCACACATTGCCCTATATTCTGCTTCAGTACTGCTTTTGCTCACCTTTGTCTGCTTGTTACTCTTCCATGAGATCAGATTGCTTCCAagataaacacaaaatccagtgattGATTTTTTATCATCTAGACCTCCACCCCAATCAGCATCTGAAAAAGCCAACAACCTAAAATCAGTagatttagaaaataataatccaTGATCTACTGTACCTTTCACATATCTCAGAATTCTTTTTACACACTTCCAATGCAGCAATGTTGGTTGATGCATAAACTGAGATACTCTATTAACAGCAAAGGCAATATCTGATCTTGTTATTATGAGATATTGAAGTGCACCAACTATTGATCTGTATAGTCTGAGATCATGAAAATGTTCCGAGTAATGAGCTGAAAGCTTTGTGTAGGACATCATTGGGGTAGGCATCAAATTCGCAGTCTCCATTCCAGCTCTCTTAAGTAATTCAGATGCATATTTAGTTTGTGAAATGTGAACACTACCTGTAGACAAATATGAAGCTTCCAAgcctaaaaaataactaaacttCCCTACATCCTTTAACGGAAAAAAGTTGTTCAATTGATAAATTGATGCATGGGAATttttctctcaacaaatttccttcgacaagtataccgaattgtcgtcaagtaaaaactcacaatagagtgaggtcaaattccacagggattgattggtcaagcaattttaattgGAAGAATGCTCTAGTTGTGCTAAGCAGAAAGTGGATatagaattgcagaaaatttaatggcgggaaagtaaatgacagaaaataaagtgcagaatcttaa
The Arachis duranensis cultivar V14167 chromosome 5, aradu.V14167.gnm2.J7QH, whole genome shotgun sequence genome window above contains:
- the LOC107489402 gene encoding uncharacterized mitochondrial protein AtMg00810-like, with the protein product METANLMPTPMMSYTKLSAHYSEHFHDLRLYRSIVGALQYLIITRSDIAFAVNRVSQFMHQPTLLHWKCVKRILRYVKGTVDHGLLFSKSTDFRLLAFSDADWGGGLDDKKSITGFCVYLGSNLISWKSNKQTKVSKSSTEAEYRAMCAAQTELMSIQQLLGEVRIP